In the genome of Mauremys mutica isolate MM-2020 ecotype Southern chromosome 8, ASM2049712v1, whole genome shotgun sequence, one region contains:
- the MZB1 gene encoding marginal zone B- and B1-cell-specific protein isoform X1: MKSLLSAVLVLTFFDLRAADDRKHSSCSSPLGDSGPVSETAFSAKSPHFNAEEAYSAHMPEHLRCDACRVIAFQMQEYLTKAESKRSSAKAPSARLSESEYVDTLENSCSQSWENYGVQEVRGVKRFAGPGLKNQETVSVMMTGGPWPARLYKLCHSYLGEFGEEQIYEEYRRRPAALAEFLCFEEQRACTRLSDTQSKSPNKAKALQSEL, from the exons ATGAAGTCACTGCTGTCGGCTGTCTTGGTGCTAACCTTTTTTGATCTAAGAGCAGCAGATGACAGAAAGCATTCTTCCTGCAGCAGCCCCCTCGGGGACTCGGGCCCAGTCTCGGAGACGGCCTTCTCTGCTAAGTCCCCCCACTTCAACGCTGAGGAAGCCTATTCTGCCCATATGCCTGAGCACCTTCGCTGCGATGCCTGCAGAGTGATAGCCTTCCAG ATGCAGGAATACCTGACAAAAGCAGAATCCAAACGGTCGTCTGCTAAAGCACCGTCCGCTCGTCTGAGCGAGTCTGAATACGTGGACACATTGGAGAACAGCTGCTCGCAGAGCTGGGAAAA CTATGGAGTGCAAGAAGTGCGGGGAGTGAAACGCTTCGCAGGGCCTGGCCTGAAGAACCAGGAGACGGTGAGTGTGATGATGACAGGTGGACCATGGCCAGCAAG ATTATATAAGCTGTGCCACAGCTACCTGGGCGAATTTGGGGAAGAGCAGATCTACGAGGAGTACCGACGCAGGCCGGCTGCCTTGGCAGAGTTCCTGTGCTTCGAAGAGCAGAGAGCCTGCACAAGACTTAGCGACACCCAGAGCAAAAGCCCAAACAAAGCGAAGGCTCTGCAGAGCGAActgtag
- the MZB1 gene encoding marginal zone B- and B1-cell-specific protein isoform X2, with product MKSLLSAVLVLTFFDLRAADDRKHSSCSSPLGDSGPVSETAFSAKSPHFNAEEAYSAHMPEHLRCDACRVIAFQEYLTKAESKRSSAKAPSARLSESEYVDTLENSCSQSWENYGVQEVRGVKRFAGPGLKNQETVSVMMTGGPWPARLYKLCHSYLGEFGEEQIYEEYRRRPAALAEFLCFEEQRACTRLSDTQSKSPNKAKALQSEL from the exons ATGAAGTCACTGCTGTCGGCTGTCTTGGTGCTAACCTTTTTTGATCTAAGAGCAGCAGATGACAGAAAGCATTCTTCCTGCAGCAGCCCCCTCGGGGACTCGGGCCCAGTCTCGGAGACGGCCTTCTCTGCTAAGTCCCCCCACTTCAACGCTGAGGAAGCCTATTCTGCCCATATGCCTGAGCACCTTCGCTGCGATGCCTGCAGAGTGATAGCCTTCCAG GAATACCTGACAAAAGCAGAATCCAAACGGTCGTCTGCTAAAGCACCGTCCGCTCGTCTGAGCGAGTCTGAATACGTGGACACATTGGAGAACAGCTGCTCGCAGAGCTGGGAAAA CTATGGAGTGCAAGAAGTGCGGGGAGTGAAACGCTTCGCAGGGCCTGGCCTGAAGAACCAGGAGACGGTGAGTGTGATGATGACAGGTGGACCATGGCCAGCAAG ATTATATAAGCTGTGCCACAGCTACCTGGGCGAATTTGGGGAAGAGCAGATCTACGAGGAGTACCGACGCAGGCCGGCTGCCTTGGCAGAGTTCCTGTGCTTCGAAGAGCAGAGAGCCTGCACAAGACTTAGCGACACCCAGAGCAAAAGCCCAAACAAAGCGAAGGCTCTGCAGAGCGAActgtag
- the MZB1 gene encoding marginal zone B- and B1-cell-specific protein isoform X3 — MPEHLRCDACRVIAFQMQEYLTKAESKRSSAKAPSARLSESEYVDTLENSCSQSWENYGVQEVRGVKRFAGPGLKNQETVSVMMTGGPWPARLYKLCHSYLGEFGEEQIYEEYRRRPAALAEFLCFEEQRACTRLSDTQSKSPNKAKALQSEL, encoded by the exons ATGCCTGAGCACCTTCGCTGCGATGCCTGCAGAGTGATAGCCTTCCAG ATGCAGGAATACCTGACAAAAGCAGAATCCAAACGGTCGTCTGCTAAAGCACCGTCCGCTCGTCTGAGCGAGTCTGAATACGTGGACACATTGGAGAACAGCTGCTCGCAGAGCTGGGAAAA CTATGGAGTGCAAGAAGTGCGGGGAGTGAAACGCTTCGCAGGGCCTGGCCTGAAGAACCAGGAGACGGTGAGTGTGATGATGACAGGTGGACCATGGCCAGCAAG ATTATATAAGCTGTGCCACAGCTACCTGGGCGAATTTGGGGAAGAGCAGATCTACGAGGAGTACCGACGCAGGCCGGCTGCCTTGGCAGAGTTCCTGTGCTTCGAAGAGCAGAGAGCCTGCACAAGACTTAGCGACACCCAGAGCAAAAGCCCAAACAAAGCGAAGGCTCTGCAGAGCGAActgtag
- the PROB1 gene encoding proline-rich basic protein 1 produces MIPAVKRNSVQFSRPGQPPEPDGLSGEGIFSDSECKEAGSEKNSHTPSQSQGDPLKDTSDSSVSSYHTALCSEGAESFKDCMESLEDEGDTLLTQPPDGDPDDESDLHRKNKTAPVSLSERSPAGMKGFWRGTSEDTVEQLRGTPSDFDKATWELPDKNSKGAGDICAAASTAIVHSALNRSQASGGSLTTTAERTFSPQAGRECAASNQVCRYRGYLSAKEKQQVQMSITGPAKNSSAPGYSSRMGLATRELQPGAGESKYLGPPLRFNAPKPREMFLKAHNTKGSRAPGISKAPCPQYCANNSSAGSDSEEADNEVQKLTALSFRSLSCPHGGSLHMYSSSDRTSSSLSNSLSEDSNGMNRWSTRHELRKAEVVSQAKGSRQFPAASQVPEKDPPSYSFGKDPFECVDVVLESTNGKKGHSKKRTVPKRQIQLKQRDRNEMSFLGAGDCAAHQPFAAPRNDPCPKGRTISSEFRINYKQFMRTASLDDSYSKTRMASCLVKNVLAKKMQYEQRIRMEQKSMQGSSTSSVPSSVSTDLMGDFTEGKSSSLSKSDCSCSAEDLQSHSMSERSESMSQESTDAMRPTKGVVLNEQQRENVCKLKKTFNELNERLKSHEATQSKPLPILADGVNRDSGDGRKQVARERKEYWRARALFESKQAEVKGLGVAPTFSKAQKPWPSLKQRAISKNKHTSWKEEKVPFKPKSLVVPRDPARNIFTSTTQEMKLIPQSKPEQQQKMLNVSRQLIPKGGAEEKRPAAVQSTKYSSLILPTSCRSRSDGKSSPHEASHAQEAKKTESKRRGRIHQPRDVRKLVKNTYSLSFKSSDSFNIDQETNSGDSISLSTKESTATSPLFIHCTSVCRKDDVQTKTHSHGKNQEQQLNLDLSALCIPDQRASDLEHSAALKPTTKTHVDGPVSLTERKCTAVGESPIHITQIQSKKKVVARNEEPQLKPENKPVCYERSELNVTPCSKATRKAPQMESQLNVKVNSSLSKHPHRTQADHFPAPTYSTSDGRSTKDSSTQANCSSLEKSKAVLFPSSASPKDTKNHTDINRNTARPGHFQEAQAQKEPEWPFQKHLSTEIISLTPHDSQDFSVSPKEENNVSEQTKEGYRHLQPIKPTVTSTQTSHTNTLANNQSVNSSYQQKAQNKMFDAPRPLDSQVFVPATLMSPECANSDASLRSKEYSEETRLPGVPSTAPSPPAGKLQDQRESWDHLNRQQAGNEQYFTATHAENANYLTIPVKAQKPEAAPKPLVPSHPDHTLVSSNVFFQPGGETPVSTISNESAQLKAPEGKAAADHSVNDQPSHVQPHHRVNDSPNFLRRNNGVSPGSRSAPSPTRSFAPQHQAHRKMLIDPDSGKCYYMEPPRQPQLKMLYDPETGQYLEVLIPPVPLASHSRLYPSPFNPLVMNPGVYGPPYIPYPGFPGFPPPPVAMPSVHPNLPNQQPGQENTNVTETFSPGPKGEAPSATQATDCNYMESLYYIPTGMNSSPSPNQPLFSPATSSSPSMPEKGPLFRM; encoded by the coding sequence ATGATCCCCGCAGTGAAAAGAAATAGTGTCCAGTTCTCTAGGCCAGGGCAGCCCCCTGAGCCTGATGGATTAAGTGGGGAGGGGATCTTCAGTGATTCTGAATGCAAAGAAGCTGGTTCAGAAAAGAACAGCCACACACCTAGCCAATCCCAAGGGGACCCCCTAAAGGACACGTCAGACTCCTCTGTTTCTTCTTACCACACCGCTCTGTGCTCAGAGGGGGCTGAGAGTTTTAAGGACTGCATGGAGTCTCTGGAAGATGAAGGGGACACTCTGTTAACCCAGCCACCTGATGGTGACCCAGATGATGAAAGTGATCTGCATCGCAAGAACAAAACTGCACCGGTGAGCCTTTCTGAACGGAGCCCGGCTGGCATGAAAGGCTTTTGGAGGGGCACTTCTGAGGACACAGTTGAGCAACTACGTGGGACGCCAAGTGATTTTGACAAAGCCACATGGGAGCTGCCTGATAAAAACAGCAAAGGTGCTGGTGATATTTGTGCTGCTGCCTCTACGGCCATAGTTCATTCAGCTTTAAATAGAAGCCAGGCTTCAGGGGGGAGTTTAACAACCACAGCTGAGAGGACATTTAGcccccaggcaggcagggagtgtgcCGCAAGCAATCAAGTTTGCAGATACAGAGGCTACCTCAGTGCCAAGGAGAAGCAACAGGTTCAGATGTCAATCACAGGCCCTGCTAAGAATAGCTCTGCTCCAGGGTACAGCAGCAGGATGGGGCTAGCCACAAGAGAGCTGCAGCCTGGAGCCGGTGAGTCTAAATATTTGGGTCCGCCTTTACGATTCAATGCACCGAAACCCAGGGAGATGTTCCTCAAAGCGCACAATACAAAGGGCAGCAGAGCTCCTGGGATTAGCaaggccccctgcccccagtactGCGCTAACAACTCCAGCGCTGGAAGCGATTCCGAAGAGGCTGATAATGAAGTTCAGAAGCTCACTGCTCTGTCGTTCCGGAGCCTCTCGTGCCCTCACGGTGGTTCCCTACATATGTACAGTTCTAGTGACAGGACATCGTCTAGCTTGTCCAATTCCTTGTCAGAAGACAgtaatggaatgaacaggtggtcaACGCGTCATGAGCTGAGAAAAGCAGAGGTGGTCAgccaggcaaagggcagcagACAATTCCCAGCTGCCAGCCAAGTCCCAGAAAAAGATCCGCCCAGTTACTCATTCGGGAAGGACCCGTTCGAGTGCGTTGATGTGGTGCTGGAAAGCACCAACGGCAAAAAGGGCCACTCCAAAAAGAGGACCGTGCCCAAGCGGCAGATCCAGCTCAAGCAGAGAGACAGGAATGAGATGAGTTTCCTTGGAGCAGGGGACTGCGCTGCCCATCAGCCCTTTGCAGCACCCAGGAACGACCCCTGCCCAAAGGGCAGGACCATCAGCAGTGAATTCAGGATAAACTACAAACAGTTTATGAGAACAGCATCATTAGACGACTCGTACAGCAAAACCAGGATGGCCTCCTGCCTGGTGAAAAATGTGCTGGCCAAGAAAATGCAATACGAGCAGAGGATCAGAATGGAGCAGAAATCGATGCAGGGCAGCTCGACCTCTTCTGTACCATCCTCCGTAAGTACGGACCTCATGGGGGATTTCACGGAAGGGAAGTCGAGTTCTCTGTCCAAGTCCGACTGCAGCTGttcagctgaagatctgcaaAGTCATTCAATGAGCGAAAGGTCTGAGTCAATGAGCCAAGAAAGCACCGATGCCATGCGGCCTACCAAAGGTGTAGTGCTGAACGAGCAGCAAAGGGAAAATGTCTGCAAGCTGAAAAAGACGTTCAACGAGCTGAATGAAAGACTGAAGTCTCATGAAGCCACCCAGTCCAAGCCGCTCCCCATCTTGGCAGATGGCGTGAACAGGGATTCAGGTGACGGCAGGAAGCAGGTTGCCAGAGAGAGGAAAGAATACTGGAGAGCTCGTGCCCTATTTGAATCCAAGCAGGCTGAGGTGAAAGGCTTGGGTGTCGCCCCGACGTTTTCCAAAGCACAAAAGCCATGGCCCAGTTTGAAGCAGCGAGCGATCAGCAAGAACAAGCACACGTCATGGAAAGAGGAGAAGGTCCCcttcaagccaaaaagtttggtGGTGCCCAGGGATCCAGCCAGGAACATCTTCACATCCACAACGCAGGAGATGAAACTGATCCCACAGAGCAAACCCGAACAGCAGCAGAAGATGCTGAATGTCTCCAGGCAGCTGATTCCGAAGGGAGGTGCCGAGGAGAAgaggccagcagcagtgcagagcacCAAGTATTCCTCTCTCATTTTGCCCACTTCCTGCAGATCACGCAGCGATGGAAAAAGCAGCCCCCATGAAGCATCGCACGCTCAGGAGGCCAAGAAGACAGAGAGTAAAAGGAGGGGGCGAATACATCAGCCCAGGGACGTCAGAAAGTTAGTTAAGAACACCTATAGCTTGAGCTTTAAATCTTCAGACAGCTTCAATATAGACCAAGAAACCAACAGTGGGGATAGCATAAGCCTATCAACAAAGGAGTCCACTGCAACCTCCCCTCTGTTTATACACTGCACCTCAGTGTGTCGCAAAGATGATGTGCAAACAAAGACCCATTCACATGGAAAAAACCAGGAGCAGCAGTTGAACTTAGATTTGTCAGCGCTTTGCATACCAGATCAGAGAGCGAGTGACCTGGAACACAGTGCCGCTTTAAAGCCCACCACTAAGACCCACGTGGATGGACCTGTCAGTCTTACTGAAAGAAAATGCACTGCAGTGGGTGAATCTCCAATCCACATCACTCAAATTCAGTCCAAGAAGAAGGTTGTAGCTAGGAATGAAGAACCCCAGCTAAAGCCTGAAAATAAACCAGTGTGTTACGAGAGGAGTGAGCTAAATGTAACACCATGTTCCAAAGCCACGAGGAAAGCACCTCAGATGGAATCCCAGCTTAATGTTAAAGTCAACAGTTCTCTTTCCAAGCATCCACACAGAACACAAGCTGACCACTTCCCTGCTCCAACTTACTCAACTTCAGATGGAAGGTCTACGAAAGACTCATCAACACAAGCTAATTGCAGCTCACTAGAAAAAAGCAAAGCTGTTCTGTTTCCATCTTCAGCCTCTCCTAAGGACACCAAGAACCACACTGACATCAATCGCAACACCGCCAGGCCAGGTCATTTTCAGGAGGCTCAGGCCCAGAAGGAGCCTGAGTGGCCATTTCAGAAGCATTTATCCACTGAGATCATCTCATTGACACCTCATGACAGTCAAGACTTTTCTGTCAGTCCAAAAGAAGAAAACAATGTGTCTGAACAGACCAAGGAAGGCTACAGACATCTACAACCCATAAAGCCAACAGTGACAAGTACCCAAACATCCCACACAAACACACTAGCAAACAATCAGTCTGTTAACAGTTCGTATCAGCAGAAGGCCCAGAATAAAATGTTTGATGCCCCCAGGCCATTGGATAGCCAGGTGTTTGTGCCAGCAACCCTCATGTCTCCAGAGTGTGCCAATTCCGATGCCTCCTTGAGATCAAAGGAATACAGTGAAGAAACCAGACTACCAGGAGTTCCTTCTACTGCACCATCACCCCCAGCTGGAAAGCTCCAAGATCAGAGGGAGAGTTGGGATCACTTGAACAGACAGCAGGCTGGAAACGAGCAATATTTCACAGCCACCCATGCTGAGAATGCCAACTATTTAACAATTCCCGTGAAAGCCCAGAAACCCGAAGCAGCTCCTAAGCCCTTGGTGCCCTCCCATCCAGACCACACTTTGGTCAGTTCCAATGTGTTCTTCCAGCCAGGCGGGGAAACACCCGTGAGCACAATAAGCAATGAGTCTGCACAGTTGAAAGCGCCTGAGGGCAAGGCAGCCGCAGACCACTCCGTGAATGACCAGCCAAGCCATGTCCAGCCCCATCACAGAGTCAACGACTCACCCAATTTCTTGAGGAGGAACAACGGTGTTTCACCAGGCAGTAGAAGTGCCCCTAGCCCCACCAGGTCTTTTGCTCCCCAGCACCAGGCTCACAGGAAAATGCTCATTGATCCAGACAGCGGGAAGTGCTACTACATGGAACCTCCCAGACAGCCGCAGCTGAAAATGCTCTATGACCCAGAGACAGGCCAGTACCTTGAAGTATTGATACCCCCAGTCCCCTTGGCATCACATAGTAGGCTTTACCCATCTCCTTTCAACCCATTGGTCATGAATCCAGGGGTTTACGGACCCCCCTACATACCATATCCAGGATTCCCAgggtttcctcctcctcctgtggcTATGCCATCCGTCCACCCCAATCTGCCAAATCAACAGCCCGGTCAAGAAAATACAAATGTAACTGAAACCTTCAGCCCTGGTCCAAAAGGTGAAGCTCCATCAGCTACTCAAGCCACTGACTGCAACTACATGGAGAGTTTATATTATATTCCTACTGGGATGAATTCAAGTCCTAGCCCTAATCAGCCTTTATTCTCCCCAGCTACAAGTTCCAGTCCTTCCATGCCAGAGAAAGGGCCCTTGTTCCGGATGTAA